GCGAAGTGCAGTTCGGCGCGTCCGCCGCTGGTGGAGCGCGAGGCCACCGTCAGTGACACCTCGCCGCGCTCGGTGAACTTGGCCGCGTTGGACAGCAGGTTCAGCAGGATCTGCCGCAGTCGCTGGTGGTCGCCCTTCAGCGTGAGCGGCAGGTCCGGCGCGAGGAGGCAGGACAGCTCGAGACGCCTCTCGGCCATGCGCAGCGCCACGAGGTCCAGCGCCTCCTCCACGCAGTCGCGGAGGGCGAAGGGTTCGTCCTGCAGTTCCAGCTGGCCGGCCTCGATCTTCGAGAAGTCGAGGATGTCGTTGATGATCACGAGGAGCGCGTCGCCGGAGCTGCGGATGATCTCCAGGTAGTCGCGGTGCTCCGGGTTCGGCGCGCTGTCGATCAGCAGCTGCGCCATGCCGATGATGCCGTTCATCGGCGTGCGGATCTCGTGGCTCATGGTGGCCAGGAACTCGCTCTTGGCCCGCGTCGCCGCCTCGGCCTCGGCGCGGGCCTGCTCGGCCTCCTGCTGCGAGGCCTGCAGATCGCCCACCAGGCGAACGAGCTGCGAGGTCCGTTCCTTCACCCGCACCTCGAGCCGGCGCATGCGATAGCGGTTCAGTCCCAGGCCCAGCGCCCACACGGCGCCCAGCAACGCCAGGCCCAGCGAGCCGTAGGCCCACCAGGTCTCGCTCCAGCGGTAGCGGATCGCGAAGGGGAAGACACCCTCGCCGCTCTCGACGCCGTGGGCGTCCGTGCTCTTGACGCGGAAGCGGTAGCTGCCGCCGGGGAGGTTCGTGTAGTCCTTGTGCTGCTCCGCGGTCGGCTCCGACCAGCCGCGGTCGAAGCCCTCGAGGAAGTAGCGGTAGCTGGCGCGATCGGGCGCGTCGAGGCTGGTGGACGCGAAGCTGAAGCGCAGCGCGTTGAGCGTGGCGGGGAAGGCGGGCGCGTCGAGGTCGGCGCGCGGACTGCCGCCGAAGAGCAGGGAGTCCGAACCGGCGGGCGTCACGCTGGCGATCACCGGCCGGAACACGTCGAGCTGGCGCTTCTCGATGCGCGGATCGTAGCGGAGCAAGCCGTAGTTGTTGCCCGACCAGAGCACGCCGCTCGGTTCGATGAGGAGGGACGTGCTGCCCACGGGGGGCATGCGCTTCAGGGGCGTCGCATCCCAGCGATAGCCGCCGTCCTCCCGCGGCAGCACCCGGCCCACGTCGGGCCCCGCGTAGGCCCAGACCTCGCCGCCGGCGCCCTGTGCGAGCAGGCTCACGTCCAGCTTGCCATCGGCGAACTGGGGACCGAAGCTGGAGTCCGGCACCAGGGGATGCAGGGCGGCCATCGCCAGCGAGTCCGGATCGATGCGGTAGAGACCGTGCTCGGCGCCAACGCGCACGCGGCCCCCCAGCGCGAAGAGGGACAGGTTCCAGTCCGCCGTCGCCCCCTGCTCCGGCCCCAGATCCACGCGCAGCGACGGCGCCGCCGCGTAGCCATCGCCGTAGGCGAGCAGCAGGCCGCTGTCGTGCTCGAAGGCCACCACGATCGTGCCGTCGGCGTCCTGCTGGACGCCGCGCACCGCCGCAGACAGGCCGCCCAGCCGGCCTTCCCGGCGCCAGCTTCCCGTCGCGTCCGGCGCGCGCAGCAGCGAGACGCCCTCGTCGTGGGCCACCAGCACCAGGTCGGGCTCGCTGAGGCTCGACGCCAGCGCCCGAACGCTGAGGTCCTTCTCCACGGGCGTGGCCGTCTCACCGTCGATCGCGTAGACGCCCTCGTTGCAGCCGCCCAGCAGACCCGAGGGCGTCTCGAGCAGGGCCCAGCACTGCGTGTCCACACCCTCGACGCGCGTGAAGCCGAAACGGCCGTCCGTGCGCCGCGTGCTGGCGAAGAAGCCCCAGGACGTGGCCGCGTAGAGCCTGCCGTCGTGAAGCGCCAGCGCCTCCACCGAGCCCTCCAGCCCCAGGCGCTGGTCGAAGCTGCTCAGCCGCCCGGGCAGCTCGAGCCGGGAGATGCCGCTGTCCGTGCCCACCCAGAGGCCGTCCTGCCGGTCGGTGAACAGGCCGAGCACCATGTTGTGGATGAGGCCGACCGACTCGTCCTGCACGGTCAGCAGCTCGCCGGCGGGCGAGAGCAGCATCACGCCCTGGCGGAGCGTGCCCAGGGCGAGGTTGCCGTCGGACAGGGTGATGATCTCGTAGACCTGCGCCTCGCGCAGGCGCTCGTGCAGCGCGG
Above is a genomic segment from Candidatus Latescibacterota bacterium containing:
- a CDS encoding response regulator; this encodes MSRLRVLLFVLCLGPAASRAAENPYAELGLVYAQNVDTGELGFNLQNWCGVQDSLGFVYVGNTSGLLQYDGVRWRLVEDLGPNIVRALHLDRRGRICVGSRVDFGVLEPDSLGVPRLRSLRPLLPAGAREVEEIYSIAETDAGVYFQGRAGVYLWTGGADSLRVWRDGGEFKGLWEAGGGVYTRLEGRGLAELGDDGRFHLIPGGKAYADKHVTVVHAAPGGGLLVASYDDGLLRYERGAFAPFAPALHERLREAQVYEIITLSDGNLALGTLRQGVMLLSPAGELLTVQDESVGLIHNMVLGLFTDRQDGLWVGTDSGISRLELPGRLSSFDQRLGLEGSVEALALHDGRLYAATSWGFFASTRRTDGRFGFTRVEGVDTQCWALLETPSGLLGGCNEGVYAIDGETATPVEKDLSVRALASSLSEPDLVLVAHDEGVSLLRAPDATGSWRREGRLGGLSAAVRGVQQDADGTIVVAFEHDSGLLLAYGDGYAAAPSLRVDLGPEQGATADWNLSLFALGGRVRVGAEHGLYRIDPDSLAMAALHPLVPDSSFGPQFADGKLDVSLLAQGAGGEVWAYAGPDVGRVLPREDGGYRWDATPLKRMPPVGSTSLLIEPSGVLWSGNNYGLLRYDPRIEKRQLDVFRPVIASVTPAGSDSLLFGGSPRADLDAPAFPATLNALRFSFASTSLDAPDRASYRYFLEGFDRGWSEPTAEQHKDYTNLPGGSYRFRVKSTDAHGVESGEGVFPFAIRYRWSETWWAYGSLGLALLGAVWALGLGLNRYRMRRLEVRVKERTSQLVRLVGDLQASQQEAEQARAEAEAATRAKSEFLATMSHEIRTPMNGIIGMAQLLIDSAPNPEHRDYLEIIRSSGDALLVIINDILDFSKIEAGQLELQDEPFALRDCVEEALDLVALRMAERRLELSCLLAPDLPLTLKGDHQRLRQILLNLLSNAAKFTERGEVSLTVASRSTSGGRAELHFAVRDTGIGISPAGQRRLFRSFSQVDASTSRKYGGTGLGLAISKQLCELMGGRIWVESEEGKGSTFHFTLRAQVLEAAPAGGAPDGVGAGRRALLVEDNASSRAALQGQLRALGFSVEAAASSAEARQLLGGEERWDLALVDEDLGGLDRGNCARQVAEALAPSNVPVLLLQGHPTGGPGDPAFRGALNKPVKESQLRQLLGMLFADDADAGTTPSPDAASPAGQDPTARAEGASTETAVRILLVEDNAVNQKVAISMLKRIGLRADLAENGLVALQRLQEQRYGVVLMDMQMPELDGLGATRRIRAELPPERQPHIIAVTANAMKGDRERCLEAGMDDYVSKPLRTEDLQAALQRAGLLVAH